ATTTCCTCGGCATTTATGACATATTTCCTCTCATAACAACTGAACTTTTACAACCTAAACAGCGGGAATACAAGTTTAAGTCATATTTTTGGAAATCAAATGGATTTCATTATGACATAGTACACATATTATATTACCTGTACCATCCGATAGATTTCATTATGATAGAGTGTGCATGTTATATTATCTGCAACATGATACAGAATTCCATGTCTCCTCATGCATTCACATTCAAAAGATACTAAAATGTTTCTTATATTTCTAGGTGCTCCAGGAAATGCACAATTACGTTTCCTACTCTCTAGCGGCGTATACTGATGCAGgggctataaaataaatatgtaaataactatACTACAAAATGTCTGAAACTTGAAATTTCAGAATGGGACACGAGGACTggacatactttttaaaactataatacaAAAGAATTCTGAAGTAGGTTTCATCATATGGTTGTTATTATGAGTCTACCTAGAGAGTTGGTTGTTATTTTAGGGAAAACATGTATTCTTCAATTAGATGAAGAGTTTTGAATGAACTCTTAATGGGATAATTTAGAAAACACCGAGGAATCTCTTTATAATATGGGttttgagaaacagaattttaatttctaaatttctataatTTCAACTATTATTTTAGTCTTAATGCAGAACCAAAGGTagaaatgaggttaaaaaaacaacaacaaacaaacaaacaaaaacctctttcCTAAAATCTCTATGctaccaaaataaaaagtgtccaaggcggggggaaaaaaagacacatgctaAGTAGTTTTGGAACTCAAAGGCCCCAGGAACAGCCCATGATTATCACAGAGAGTAGCTGTGTGCACTGAAGATGTCCCTGAGGCACGAGTATTATATAAGTGCCATCAGTGTGGTTTAAAATCCAAAAACCCCTATCCCTGGCCAAGCTTCACACTTCCTCTATCGTGGGAAACCTTTTCACAGCACGGTTTTCCTGTCACTATATATTTTCTGGTCCATTTTGCTTCAGCCTCATCTTCAGTATTTaccaaagtaagaaaagaaaaaatcaagctGTCGTATTTGTATAAAATTGTTTACTCTGACCAACTTTTCAACACAAACATAGAACAATGATAGGCAGACCACTGCtaaattttaagagtaaataCTACACAAAACTaaattcagagcagaaaaattaatttcacaagaGAGCACTTTACCTTGGGAGCAAGATCTGCGTCATCATCTGCTGAATGCGATGAATCATCAATACAATATATGGATGAAACACTTTGGAGCAAAAATACACATCAAAAATGAGtgagttcatttctttaaacaaacaaaagtctatGCTGAGGGATAAGAAAGCAGAtttgggagccaggctgcctgatgGTCAAGTCACAGGTCAACTACTTGTTAACCATGGAATCATGGGTCAACTAGTCAACCTCCTTGAACTACAGTTGCCTAGTTACCTAGAAGTAAGCTACAACAGCACAGCTACTCTGCAAAGCTGTTGCGGTGACTATATGAGGTAACAAATGTGAAGTACACAACACAGTGTCTAACCCAGAGTAGGACACTCAACAaaccttgtttcttttctctgtgttcccttagtcaacatataatttttaaaaatccacaaaatcCTACCTGCTTACAGAGAGATCTTCAATCCTCAATGGAAACTTAACCCTTAAAGTCTCtattaaagagaaaagtaaaatagatttttgtatcagcaatagaaaaatacagaatactaAAAGTATAAGACCAATGTTTTGTTAAAAAGCATTTCTTTGGGACCACACCTGGAGACTACACACTCGAGTGAATATTGAGTATACTCCTGGTGggtaattaatgaataaaaaccaCTTCCCCTCCTttacatttatcaaaaaaaaaaaaaagatatttaacaaaatttgCTATCTTAGAGTGAACTGCTGCTTACAAGGACCAAAATCCCAACCAAACTTTGTGAGACTCTCAGAAAAATGATAATCACTAGTAGAATCAGTATCATAAACTGACAATGTCAAACTTACATAGCATGGTGTTTCTGGACGATACCCATGGGACAAACCCACCCTGCCATTTGGCTTTGTCAGCCTCGTGTTATCTGGGCACAGTCATCCCTATTCCCTCACATATGGCCTAGGGCTGTTTTCACACTGCAATGGCAGACATGAGTAGATGTGACAGACACCACATGGCCTAAAATATtgactctctggccctttatagaaaaagcttATGCATCCCTGCTTTGTGTCATAACCAGGAAACCCTAAGACTCAAATCAAATCTTCTTACTCTTCTCAACACTCTTCAGTGAATCCGTGCAGCTGCCATTGCTGGCTCCCAGCTCGGCAGCCATGTCTTCTTCGTTGTCCTTGCTGGACAACTGCAACTTTTCTTGGGTATTTTCTGCCCCAGTATGCGAAGAAGGTAAATTCTCAGctgcaaaaagagaaatgattattcTGCGGTCATCACAGTAAATACATCTCCTTCCCCAGTGGCTTTTAGGAATGAGCATGTGATGTAACACAGCCAGTGAGATGCTAGGGGAAGCCTACCGGAAGCGTCTCTATTTTCTTCCTCATTAACAGAAAACATGCAGAGAGAAGTAGCCCTCCTCGCCTGCGGATACTGTCATGTGAGAAGATGACGCTTGGAGCTGCTGCCAATCAGCAGACCAGGAAAGGCGACATCACACGCCAGCAGCCTCACTGCTGAAGGAGGGACAGCATCTGGGATCCTGATGACATCACTGAACCTTCTAAACAACCCTGGTTCCTGTTGCTGTAGCCACTGTTACTTAGGTCTCCTATTATTATTTGCAGCTAAAAGCATTCTGACAAATTTCTTAAGGTCTACAGCAGACCTCCTCCTTCCTATAGTACTAGAAAGGCTTTCAGAAGCGTGCCTGAGCTAGGTAGTCACCTCGTTCCCAACCATTCCTACAGCATCCTTTTTGcaccaacaaaatgaaactcATAGATCCTGCAAAGTTCACCGGCACATCTTAGTGTTTGCATTGCTGTCCTTTCTACCAAATGTAATCTTGAAAGATGTTCTGCCCACCAAACACtgtccttctgcctccttccctggcaaACTTCTACTCGCTCTGCATGCTTACCTGACATCCTACCCACTTTTAAAACACTCCCTTCCTCACCATGCACTTAAAGTACCTGGGACAtattaaatatcaataaaaaatacataaagacagTTACAAAGTCTGAGTGGGCTCTGGGACACAAGAGCACAGAATAAAGTCAAGTCAATCATAAAAATGGTGATGACTGTAACGAGCTCCTGGAGGCCAGGAACTGTGCTTTTGACCTGTTTGCATTCTGGAAAGTCAGAGTGGTGCTTAGTACCTAAAACACACTTGATAGTCATCTGTCAAGTGGGTGAATTCACAgataagaatgttttctttgacaatcctgttttaaaaaaacatacagacACTAACCAGGGACAACTCTATTGTGTTATGAGCACCTTGAAGGCCAAAACTCTGTCTATTCCATCTTTGTATTTCCTACAACAGATGTTCTATCATTGATCGAGGTCTACTAAGTTTAAGGTGCCCTCATACAGTTCAGACTGAACAGCACGTTAGGGGTCACATCTAGGCAGAACAgtcatcttttgttttttgtttttgtatgtgaaGTATTTCTGTGCTTTTATTGCAATTTGCTGAGTCCTGAGTTGTGctatttgagtatttattatgaCAACCCTTTAACTAATGGCAACAAAGAAacttttcctaagaaaattaGAGTTTCAAGACAAgtatcccccccaaaaagaagaaaacatctcACTCTCATGAAGTCAACATATCGCATTCTGTCTGCACTTATGAGGAATGAAATTGGCAACCGAGTGAGACCTTGTTGGTATAATGATGCAAAAAGTAACCAGTGCTTCTCAACAAGGCACTGCTTTTCTGACTTCTGCGCTATCACTaggtatctttaaaaaacaatctcttaTTAGTATGCTGCACACTGGCCCAGTTGTGCAGTTCTaattgttggccatttgtttatagCACCAGGAAGGCACTGCCGAGTTCCGTTTTAAAGACAGTAACTTTTTTAGTGAGATTAATCACTATGCAATAACTAGCATTCATTCACCCAATGTAATCCATTCGCTATAAAACTAAAGATCCAGTTCTATACCAAGGCCAATTTGTTATAAAGTTAGAGGAAATGtacaacaaagttaaaaaatgttttccttatttacACAAAGATATAATATGGGATTTCAGGGGctatgattaaataaatgaatttcttttcagacAGTATTGTCTCAGATTTTAAATTACCTACAATTATCTTCTTAAATAATTCTGAATACTAGACCATTaagaaaaacttaattaaaaaatagaaacatacatgAAATTTacacactggctttttttttttactgctcttTCATTATCAAAAGTTCCTCAGTCTTACTTCCTTATCTATGGTAGGACCAACAAGAGTAACTTATTACCTGAAATCTGTCCCAGATGGCTATCTTGAGAGGGAGTATTTGgtatctttccttctctgtagtCGACAATCAGCTGGtaaatgctatatataaaataatgtgataaataaatattactactTGAATactaatatgaaaaataattgccaaatatattaaattcttagATTATTTCAGATAATATCAGAGATATCAAAACTTCAATTGTCCCATATACGTCAAACTTGTACAATctacaaacatttaaatttaacatgtgtaattaaagaagaaaaaaattaaagtgaagtAGTCAGGAACTGAGGGCAGTACAGTGCAGTAAGTTATCTAGAGTGAGCCTGACATATGGAAAGTGTCTCAAACTCAGAAGTCCCAGCTCTATAACCAACAGCTATTTGTTCCTGGAAAAGCTGCTTCTCTTCAGCCCAAAGTCTTCCTTTATACAACTGGGATCTTACTGTCTTCTTAGGCAGTTAGTTATTAATACTCATAAGAGTATTatgaagatttaatgagataatgtgcCCCCCCCAGATGCTCAGAGAAAGCGTGGAAGAATGGAATAATTTGTTCTTGAACTTTAATGCTGGAACTATTTGAGAATCCCAAATAAAACCCAATGTGTGGTTTTTTCACAGGTGTAATATTTAAATGTGGCAGTTTTCAGGACAATGTTACAAATTATGGTGATTAGCTGTTCTTCGTGGTTTATACTTCAGGGCACCTCAGCTACTATATAATTTGTagctaaatttatttataaatatatgaccTCATACAAGCATATGTATGAGAACTAAACAAGCTGTCACGCTGGTTTACGTGTCGATCACCATGAAGACCACGGAAACTGGATCAGCACAGGCATCCCAGGAGCAGAGGTCAATCATGACCCGACTGCAggaccattttctttttccttttcttcttttaaaattttagtaatggTCTTTAGAGAGCAACGTCCAGACCCCAGACTCAGCTGCCAAGGAGATCCTGTTAAAACCAGTTTTAGTACCAACACTGCAGCAACAGAATCAAGGGAAACAAGAGAATGATTAGAATGCCCTCGCCCTGCCCCAATGCCTTGTGGGAGAGGACTGTCACTGTGATCTTAGGGAATCCCTCAGGCTCTTGGAAAATTCAAAAGGAAGATTATAGAAGAAAGTCCCCAAAGGAACATACTGGATTTTCTGCTCAACTAAACATTTCAAGAcctaaagaattagaaaaatcagGTATGTGACATTATTTGTACCCCCATGCACAGGGGTTACACTGGAATGAAATGGAGAACAATAGGATCCCTAAGGATAAAGGTCTTACAAAGCCTGAGATAAAGAACCCTGTGCCCACTGCTCCATCTCACTAGTCTGGCCTTTTGCTGGTTTCCAGCTGATGATGTGGAGTGTCTCACTGCCATCCCCAAAGTGCCTGCTCCCAACTACGAACTCTCACCTGTCACATAACAAGTAACAGTTAGGTCATTTCCAACCTCAGTTAAGAGATACTTGCCATTTTAATGTAAACACTTACTGTTCAAACCCATTAGAATAAGCATATTGTTCAGCAGACCATCCGCGTGAATCTTGAGAATAGGGACTAACACCTTCCTGAAGAAGTAACTTGACTATGTCCGGGGAGTCATGAAATACAGCAAGGATGAGCGctgatctaaaagaaaaaagagagaacttcACCCTTAGGAACTTAGTTAGCTTCACTTAAACAGTTAACTTGATCTATTTTACCAAGTTAATATCCTGCCCACCCCTGGAGAACTGACCATTTACATGCTCAAGTGCTCATCTCTGCAAATTACTTCCAAGGCCAAAATGGAGGGATAAAAAAGAAGCCTCCTGTCCTACTTGGGTAGCACACAGTAGAAGTTGCTAATTTAAAGTCCTCTGATGGACAGGAAAGGATGCTGAGGTCACTTGTCTGAAGTAGGTAAAGATTTAAACAAAGGATTCCCCATTTCTTCCCTAGTCTgaaatataatactttaaaatcagcTAGAGGTCACGTAAGGAGAAGCTGTCTGCAGGCTGAAAACagtaatatgaataaaaatggcaGTAAAACTAGTCACGGCTGCAGTTAACACGCTGAGAAGCACGTGCCCGGCACTAACCTGAATAGTCTACGTATGGTCTTTCTCAGGCACAGCCGCCCTGGAAGGATGTACGACGACCCTCCTTTACTGTGTCAGGATACATATTTGTTGATAAGTCATGTCTACCCAGGTAACACACCTGCccagcaggagagctgggaatTCAACCTCGTCTGACTCTAAACCCCGGCTCTTTCCTCTTTATCACCCACCAATGACTTGTCTTCTTTAAAGGGAATGTTTATTCAATAATTAGagctatttttcttcctcctaccattatcaattaaaaataagaacattaaaatgtactagaaatgaaaaaggataaaaactgaTGAACCCACAGTATCTGGTAATAGTTACTCACTGAGTGATACTCACTTAGTGATAACCTAATAACATCAGTATCCttcaaagaaagtaatttaaagcaGAGTCatccaaaagacaaaacaaccTCCTCTTTGTTTAATATGCATCTTTCAAGACAAAAATATATGCCAGgaagtggttaaaaaaattataaaagaatgaagaaattctACACTGTCtcataagcaaaattaaaattaaagtccgtactaataaaagtaaaatgaaatccCTGAACTGTTGTAAGATCACATGACCAAGAAAATCAGGTTGCAAATGACATCAGTCTCTATTACAAAGGAAGATGTATCCTGCTGCATACTGTTCTTTGTGACACCCACGCAGAATATTTGCTCTTCTACCTAACTGATGATGTGTTGATTCTAAGTTAATCCTCTTCTTCTTAAGTTAATCTTTCTGATTGGCTGTTATTACTCTAGAACAAcattaaggtttaaaaaaaaacagagagaaccAACTACTGTACCTTTGCACGTTGTCGACTGCATGTACATTTGCCCCGTTCTCTATCAAAAATCTgaccatttcctttttgttctccttGACAGCGAGTAAAAATGGTGTCAAATTACTCtgtaaaacagcaaaaacagttGATAATGtacaaaattacatataattttcaaaactgaatttaaaaacttaagtctCTGAACTTAAACATATACTATAAAGTAAATAACAAGCAGCCCCTTCCTCTTTGCCCCTCTATGCTCCTTCCCTTTAAAAGGCTCCTCCTTGATCTCTTCGAAAGTTTACCTGTGAAGTCATTCTCTGAAACTCACTTAAGACATTTGCTGGTTCCAAGAACCTTTGCTTCTATCGCAGTGTCTATCAGGCATTCTGTAGTTACCTTACTGCTCAACGACTACTTCTGACCCTCTAAACACTGCTCCAGAGAGAACCATTTAGCTACTGAGTCAAACATTTTTAAGGAGCCATGCTGAGTAGAAAGATACCATATTGTCTGCAACATGCATAGCCTATCCAATTATAGCTATGACTAATCTTATAAAGCTTGCAGACATTCCAATGGGAATATGATTATTTGCATGTAAAGAAAAAGGTTTCCTTAAACCAACttataaattctaatttgaaaaagtcCATCCCACTCTTAagggattattataaaatatgaaatagactataaattaatatagagtgtctttaaaatcttgaaatatttatcaaaatatattatacAACAGGAATTGTAAATTCAAATGCTTACAGAAGCAATGTAGGTGACCTGAGTAAGTGAAGGTCCCAGGTGAGGACAGCAAACCGGAGAACACATGTCCCACCGAGAAGGGACCCCCTCTGCAGGGCAGTCTGCTAAGAGCCTCGGCTCAAGGGGGACCAGATTTGATTCTTCAGGAGAAGTTCTGAAATGCAGATTTCTGCACGAGTCTGCTAAATTTTCAATGTTGACTCAATGTGTGGGGACAAACTGAACATATCCAGGGCCATGTTTAGTCTATAGCCCActtgtgtttttatgtttgttgtGTTTCCAAACAGTTTGGTATAAATCAAGTATTTGTATGTAAAACCTTGCCTTTCTTTAGTATCATATGTCTTACACACAAAAACACTGGGCCCCAACATGCAATAAATATTGTGATTAAGACTCATAATACCCACTTTAAGAATTTTTCCAATGCCTACTAAAAGTACAATCTATCTCTGTCAAATTTTCCCTAATTGTTAATCAAATGTATAATTAGGAttaaggattaagaggtataaacaatcaggcataaaataagctaccaggatatattgtacatcatggggaatagagccaatagtttataataactataagtggagcataacctttaaaaatttgtgaatcactaaactgtatacctgtaacatataatatagTACatcgactatacctcaattaaaaaaataagatattgtaaaataaatacatgaaaaaaggATTATAATACACCCTTCAAGAATTTTTCCAATGCCCACAAAAACTACAATCTACCTGTATCTAATTCAGCCTGATTGTTAATCAAATGGATAATTAGTTCAGAAGCTGGCCAAatctaaattattaaaacaattccAATTTGTTACTAATGTCATGGGTTTGATGTTTAAAACTGCCATCTTGCATGGTGTACTTATATATACTTGAATACtgactcatccataaaaaagaatgaaataatgtcacttgcagcaacatggaaggacctagagattctcATACTGAGTGAGGTCAGTCAGAAAGTGGAAGGCAAATCCCATAGGGTATCACTtgatatgtggactctaaaatgtgatacaaatgaacttatttacaaaacagaaattgactcgcaggcatagaaaacaaactgacggttaccaaagggggaaggggggtggggggaggaataaattagaagttttggactagcagatacaaactagtatatataaaatagatgaacaacaaggtcctactgtatatactACAGGGAACTATTCTCAAGATCCTGTAgtaaaccataaaggaaaagaatatgaaatatataagcATGGAAGACCCCAAGGTGTACATGGAAGGCCATGTGGCCACCAGCACAAGCGAATGCCCCCTGCCGGATTCAAACATGACCTGAACTGACTTGCCGAAATTCTAGAACCTGGGATCCTTGGGTGCTCAGGGCCTGTGGCttgctgcctcccctgcccaggtgcAGTCACCCAGCTCCCCCTACTGGGTACtgtgttccttcctcctcccacccatcccagaagcacccctgcccctgcaggcAGCCAGGCCTTCCCATCACTTCACTCCCCGCAAGCCTTCATCTTCTGTAGGCGCTGAGCCTACCACCCACTCCAGGCACTTCCTAATGGCAAGTTGTTCCTCGGGGGTAGAAGTGTGGCTGGGAGACAGAGCTCTGCCCTTTCTGTAGGCACTACCTCTAGCCCCTGGCCTTGGCTTTGGAGTTGTTTCCATGACAACAGGGCCTGATGTATTGCATTCAGTATACATATTACTACAAATAAAACACTTGAAGCTAGAAAAGACCCTGTATTTCAAGTATATTGTAAATAAAGTTAGTTGAGCTATACCTTGTTTATCGCCTCGATATTTGCATGATGGCGGAGCAGCTGTGTTGCAATTGACACACTCTCTTCCAAGATGGCATAATGGAGAGCAGTGTTTTGACCGCCGTCCTCAAGATTTGGGTTAGCACCGTGTTCCAGCAGGATACCGGCACATCTCCTGTTCAGGGATTGTACAGCCTGTTGGTATCATGCCAAGAAACAGACTGTAAGTGCCAGGCATTCCTAGTTAACATTCCCCAAGTTCCATCAGTTATGTTTAAAACAGAtgagttaattttaatataagtAGTTAAATCGNNNNNNNNNNNNNNNNNNNNNNNNNNNNNNNNNNNNNNNNNNNNNNNNNNNNNNNNNNNNNNNNNNNNNNNNNNNNNNNNNNNNNNNNNNNNNNNNNNNNAATCCATCTCACGTGGACACTGTTGGCAGCTACATACCCTGATGAGAGCTGTCGTCCTTTCCTTGTCACGAGCATTCAGATCACAGTTGAACTGGATAAGGAGAGCCACCACTCCTGGACAGCCGCTGATGCAGGCCAAGTGTAGCGGAGTCCTGCGAACATGAGAGAACTTTTTAGGGAATAGAGCACACTACTTCAAAGATACAATTATTCATGTAATTGGAAACATTCAACAGCATGCT
This region of Camelus ferus isolate YT-003-E chromosome 9, BCGSAC_Cfer_1.0, whole genome shotgun sequence genomic DNA includes:
- the LOC116665957 gene encoding ankyrin repeat domain-containing protein 7-like, which produces MKKVIKFTSWVGLRNLERPEPSYITDKSELPKLHRAACSGYDETLRKLLSRKKNAVDSRDKNGRTPLHLACISGCPGVVALLIQFNCDLNARDKERTTALIRAVQSLNRRCAGILLEHGANPNLEDGGQNTALHYAILEESVSIATQLLRHHANIEAINKSNLTPFLLAVKENKKEMVRFLIENGANVHAVDNVQRSALILAVFHDSPDIVKLLLQEGVSPYSQDSRGWSAEQYAYSNGFEQ